In Eulemur rufifrons isolate Redbay chromosome 29, OSU_ERuf_1, whole genome shotgun sequence, one DNA window encodes the following:
- the PRPS1L1 gene encoding ribose-phosphate pyrophosphokinase 3, producing the protein MPNIKIFSGSSHQDLSQKIADRLGLELGKVVTKKFSNQETCVEIGESVRGEDVYIVQSGCGEINDSLMELLIMINACKIASASRVTAVIPCFPYARQDKKDKSRAPISAKLVANMLSVAGADHIITMDLHASQIQGFFDIPVDNLYAEPAVLKWIREGISEWRNCTIVSPDAGGAKRVTSIADQLNVDFALIHKERKKANEVDRMVLVGDVKDRVAILVDDMADTCGTICHAANKLLSAGATRVYAILTHGIFSGQAISHINNACFEAVVVTNTIPQEDKMKLCSKIQVIDISMILAEAIRRTHNGESVSYLFSHVPL; encoded by the coding sequence ATGCCAAATATCAAAATCTTCAGTGGCAGCTCCCACCAGGACTTGTCCCAGAAAATTGCTGACCGCCTGGGTCTGGAGCTAGGCAAGGTGGTAACTAAAAAATTCAGCAACCAGGAGACCTGCGTGGAAATTGGCGAGAGTGTGCGTGGAGAGGATGTCTACATCGTTCAGAGTGGTTGTGGCGAAATCAACGACAGTCTGATGGAGCTTTTGATCATGATTAATGCCTGCAAGATTGCTTCAGCTAGCAGAGTTACGGCAGTCATCCCATGCTTCCCTTACGCCCGACAGGATAAGAAGGATAAGAGCCGGGCCCCAATCTCCGCCAAGCTTGTTGCAAATATGCTGTCTGTAGCAGGCGCAGATCATATCATCACCATGGACTTACATGCTTCTCAAATTCAGGGCTTTTTTGATATCCCAGTAGACAATTTGTATGCAGAGCCAGCTGTCCTGAAGTGGATAAGGGAGGGTATCTCAGAGTGGAGGAACTGCACTATTGTCTCGCCTGATGCTGGTGGAGCTAAGAGAGTGACCTCCATTGCAGACCAGTTGAATGTAGACTTTGCTTTgattcacaaagaaagaaagaaggccaATGAGGTGGACCGCATGGTGTTGGTGGGAGACGTGAAGGATCGTGTGGCTATCCTTGTGGATGATATGGCAGACACTTGTGGTACAATCTGCCATGCAGCTAACAAACTTCTCTCAGCTGGAGCCACCAGAGTTTATGCAATTTTAACTCATGGAATCTTTTCTGGCCAAGCCATTTCTCACATCAACAATGCATGCTTTGAAGCAGTAGTAGTCACCAATACCATACCTCAAGAGGAtaagatgaagctttgctccaaAATACAGGTGATTGACATCTCCATGATCCTTGCAGAAGCTATCAGGAGAACTCACAACGGGGAATCTGTTTCCTACCTGTTCAGCCATGTTCCTTTATAA